The Humidesulfovibrio mexicanus genome window below encodes:
- the terL gene encoding phage terminase large subunit has translation MSKLNQKQFALELARLATSLRQQIEAECSGFAPDPEASKERKARAQNDFAFFRRTYFPHYTKYGDSILHTWLDEHLPRLVDLPAGQRLAVAAPRGEAKSTVVGLQFVIWCGVTGRKRYMLEIADAFEQAAAQLEAVKAELEANPRLALDFPEHTGAGRVWNAGVIITSGNVKVQAFGANKRMRGLRHGPHRPDLVICDDLENDENVKSPEQRDKLEKWLRRTVLSLGEAGDTMDVFVIGTVLHHDSVLSRLLAAPLWRHKKFRAILQWPDRMDLWDAWEETLLNEGEEAALAYYGEHLADMELGATVSWPSARPLYSLMLKRARDGHDAFDSEQQNAPGSGDDAPFKVITFWVDIRRDWLFFGAVDPSLGKKGKSRDPSAILVGGWCRDTMTLDVVEASIRKRLPDRIIEDVLAMHAQYRCLLWAVEAVQFQEFLRTELIRRATERRMVIPAKGVVPHADKTLRIESLQPYFAQGRIRLHPSQNTLIEQFRNFPLADHDDGPDATHMLWELAVGGFTTMAFDAVPKDSGPNSRNLWSGNDDEDDDDY, from the coding sequence ATGTCGAAGCTTAACCAAAAGCAATTCGCCCTGGAGCTTGCCCGCCTCGCCACCTCCCTGCGCCAGCAGATTGAGGCCGAATGCTCCGGCTTCGCGCCGGACCCGGAGGCGTCGAAAGAGCGCAAGGCGCGGGCGCAAAACGACTTCGCGTTCTTCCGGCGCACCTACTTCCCGCACTACACCAAGTATGGCGACAGCATCCTGCACACCTGGCTGGACGAACACCTGCCGCGCCTTGTGGACCTGCCCGCAGGCCAGCGCCTGGCCGTGGCCGCCCCGCGCGGCGAGGCGAAAAGCACCGTGGTTGGCCTGCAATTCGTCATCTGGTGCGGCGTAACCGGCCGCAAACGCTACATGCTGGAGATTGCCGACGCCTTTGAGCAGGCCGCCGCCCAGCTGGAGGCCGTCAAGGCCGAGCTTGAGGCAAACCCGCGCCTGGCGTTGGATTTCCCGGAGCACACCGGGGCGGGCCGCGTGTGGAACGCGGGCGTCATCATCACCAGCGGCAACGTCAAAGTGCAGGCCTTTGGCGCGAACAAGCGTATGCGCGGCCTGCGCCACGGCCCGCACCGCCCGGACCTGGTTATTTGCGATGACCTGGAGAACGACGAGAACGTGAAGAGCCCGGAACAGCGCGACAAGCTGGAAAAGTGGCTGCGCCGCACTGTGCTTTCCCTGGGCGAGGCGGGCGACACCATGGACGTGTTCGTCATCGGCACCGTGCTGCACCACGATTCCGTGCTCTCCCGCCTGCTGGCCGCGCCCCTGTGGCGGCACAAGAAGTTCCGGGCCATTCTCCAATGGCCCGACCGCATGGACCTGTGGGACGCCTGGGAAGAAACTCTCTTGAACGAGGGCGAAGAGGCGGCCCTGGCGTATTACGGCGAGCACCTGGCGGACATGGAACTCGGCGCCACCGTTTCGTGGCCCAGCGCCAGGCCGCTTTACAGCCTGATGCTCAAGCGCGCGCGCGACGGGCACGACGCCTTTGACAGTGAGCAGCAGAACGCCCCCGGCAGCGGCGATGACGCCCCGTTCAAGGTCATCACCTTCTGGGTGGACATTCGGCGCGACTGGCTGTTCTTCGGCGCGGTGGACCCCAGCCTGGGCAAGAAAGGCAAAAGCCGCGACCCCTCGGCCATTCTGGTGGGCGGCTGGTGCCGCGACACCATGACCCTGGATGTTGTGGAGGCCAGCATACGCAAGCGCCTGCCCGACCGCATCATCGAAGATGTGCTGGCCATGCACGCGCAGTACCGCTGCCTGCTGTGGGCCGTGGAGGCCGTGCAGTTTCAGGAGTTCCTGCGCACGGAGCTTATCCGCCGCGCCACCGAGCGCCGCATGGTCATTCCGGCCAAGGGCGTGGTGCCGCACGCGGACAAAACCCTGCGCATTGAGAGCCTGCAACCCTACTTCGCCCAGGGGCGCATCCGCCTGCACCCCAGCCAGAACACGCTGATTGAGCAGTTCCGCAACTTCCCCCTGGCCGACCACGACGACGGCCCGGACGCCACGCACATGCTGTGGGAGCTGGCCGTGGGCGGCTTCACCACCATGGCCTTTGACGCGGTGCCCAAGGATTCCGGCCCAAACTCGCGCAACCTCTGGAGCGGTAACGACGATGAAGATGACGACGATTATTGA
- a CDS encoding phage protease, whose amino-acid sequence MKRKPTDTTHNVAHLAMPLSGGVALSVSHPDMPEGMNAQLFPDGPFAARDGRPATATEGALSAWRMDADIAAALTAKVAARETPLPVDYEHQLILAKQNGKPAPASGWVEAVAYVPGRGLFAAVSWTAKAREHISADEYRYISPVFRFDQATGAVLEILSVALTNNPALDGMDAVALAALFPSASAATTTPPQTKETNMDELLERLRWLLNLPITATAEEIVAQLDKLKAQLTGGDDAAASVDLLALLKGLKEKDESIAALTAQVEKPDPAKYAPVAALANLQQANAALAAKLEQLANGAQVAKVDAVIQAALADGRLTAGLEPWARALGAKDEAALTAYLTAAAPVTALGSMQSSGLPGGQPPAGGSATAALSSEEIFVADQLGMTHAEFKTAKEAK is encoded by the coding sequence ATGAAGCGCAAGCCCACCGATACCACACACAACGTCGCCCACCTGGCCATGCCCCTTTCCGGGGGCGTGGCCTTGTCTGTTTCCCACCCTGACATGCCCGAAGGCATGAACGCCCAACTGTTCCCGGACGGCCCCTTTGCCGCGCGCGATGGCCGCCCGGCCACCGCCACCGAGGGCGCGCTTTCGGCCTGGCGCATGGACGCCGACATCGCCGCCGCGCTCACCGCCAAGGTGGCCGCGCGCGAAACCCCGCTGCCCGTGGACTACGAGCACCAGCTCATCCTGGCCAAGCAAAACGGCAAGCCCGCCCCGGCCTCCGGCTGGGTGGAGGCCGTAGCCTACGTGCCTGGCCGTGGGCTCTTCGCCGCCGTCAGCTGGACCGCCAAAGCGCGCGAACACATCTCGGCCGACGAATACCGCTACATCTCCCCCGTCTTCCGCTTCGACCAAGCCACCGGCGCGGTGCTCGAAATCTTGAGCGTCGCGCTCACCAACAACCCGGCCCTGGACGGCATGGACGCCGTGGCCTTGGCCGCGCTGTTCCCTTCGGCCTCTGCCGCAACCACAACTCCCCCCCAAACCAAGGAGACGAACATGGACGAACTTTTGGAACGGCTGCGCTGGCTGCTTAACCTGCCCATCACCGCCACGGCGGAGGAGATCGTGGCGCAGTTGGACAAGCTCAAGGCGCAGCTTACCGGCGGCGACGATGCTGCCGCCAGCGTGGACTTGCTGGCACTGCTCAAGGGCCTGAAGGAAAAGGACGAGAGCATCGCCGCGCTCACCGCCCAGGTGGAAAAGCCGGACCCGGCCAAGTATGCGCCCGTGGCCGCGCTGGCCAACTTGCAGCAGGCCAACGCGGCGCTTGCGGCCAAGCTGGAGCAGCTGGCCAACGGCGCGCAGGTGGCCAAGGTGGACGCCGTGATTCAGGCCGCCTTGGCCGACGGGCGGCTCACCGCTGGCCTGGAGCCCTGGGCGCGCGCGCTTGGGGCCAAGGACGAAGCCGCGCTCACCGCCTACCTCACCGCCGCCGCGCCCGTGACCGCGCTCGGCTCCATGCAGAGCAGCGGATTGCCCGGCGGCCAGCCCCCGGCGGGCGGCTCTGCCACCGCCGCCCTCTCGTCCGAGGAAATCTTCGTCGCCGATCAGCTCGGCATGACCCACGCAGAGTTCAAAACCGCAAAGGAGGCCAAGTAA
- a CDS encoding Mu-like prophage major head subunit gpT family protein — MAVITPALIAAMMTGYRSEYQRVFGETPSDYAAVATLVPSSSKSNTYGWLGQFPQLIEWVGPRVVKDMAAHGYSIINKLYEATVGVPRTDIEDDEVGVYKPLVGEMGRAAKVHPDVLSFALLKAGLTTLCYDGQNFFDTDHPVYPNVDGTGVAATVSNCQAGTGAPWYLLDCSRVLKPLIFQERTKPELTQLTDAKDEKVFDTDTYRFGVRYRCNVGFGFWQLAYMSKADLTTDNFNSAYAAMSSLTTDGGRPLGIRPTLLVGGPSQRTKILEITKATRLENGKDNINQGVVDALVTPWLA; from the coding sequence ATGGCAGTCATCACCCCCGCCCTCATCGCTGCAATGATGACCGGCTACCGGTCCGAGTACCAGCGCGTGTTCGGCGAAACTCCGTCCGACTATGCCGCCGTGGCCACCCTGGTGCCGTCCAGCTCTAAGAGCAACACGTACGGCTGGCTGGGCCAGTTCCCGCAACTCATCGAATGGGTTGGCCCCCGCGTGGTGAAGGATATGGCCGCCCACGGCTACTCCATCATCAACAAGCTGTACGAGGCCACCGTGGGCGTGCCGCGCACCGACATCGAAGACGATGAAGTGGGCGTGTACAAACCGCTGGTGGGCGAAATGGGCCGCGCCGCCAAAGTCCACCCGGACGTGCTGTCCTTTGCCCTGCTCAAGGCTGGCCTGACCACCCTGTGCTACGACGGGCAGAACTTCTTTGATACCGACCACCCCGTATACCCCAACGTGGACGGCACCGGCGTGGCCGCCACCGTTTCCAACTGCCAGGCTGGCACCGGCGCGCCCTGGTATCTCTTGGACTGCTCCCGCGTGCTCAAGCCGCTCATCTTCCAGGAGCGCACCAAGCCGGAGCTGACCCAGCTCACCGACGCCAAGGACGAGAAGGTGTTCGACACCGACACCTACCGCTTTGGCGTGCGCTACCGCTGCAACGTGGGCTTCGGCTTCTGGCAGTTGGCGTACATGAGCAAGGCCGACCTGACCACGGACAACTTCAACTCGGCCTATGCGGCCATGTCCAGCCTCACCACCGATGGCGGCCGCCCCCTGGGCATTCGGCCCACGCTGCTGGTGGGTGGCCCCTCCCAGCGCACCAAGATTCTGGAAATCACCAAGGCCACCCGCCTGGAGAACGGCAAGGACAATATCAACCAGGGCGTGGTCGACGCCCTTGTGACGCCTTGGCTGGCGTAA
- a CDS encoding Rha family transcriptional regulator, which translates to MTSFTSPAPAEKSIRFEFLPDGRTPVVSSKEVAARFGKKHKDVLREIDRLGGQLPADFCGRNFAPTEESVAVPASGGFRQDRAFALTRDGFTLLAMGFTGAAAVQWKLKYIEAFNALERAVLENARADALTEGARMALRLTPARRRRMRRASVYRDKGLSMGDIAKLLDVNKREVHYLLRTAEVVEPKRLGA; encoded by the coding sequence ATGACCTCGTTTACATCTCCCGCCCCCGCCGAAAAATCCATCCGCTTTGAGTTCCTGCCCGATGGTCGCACGCCAGTGGTCTCCAGCAAGGAGGTCGCCGCGCGCTTCGGCAAGAAGCACAAGGACGTGCTGCGCGAGATCGACCGCCTGGGTGGCCAGCTCCCCGCTGATTTCTGTGGGCGCAATTTTGCGCCCACAGAAGAAAGCGTTGCCGTTCCTGCATCCGGCGGCTTTCGCCAGGACCGGGCCTTTGCCCTCACGCGCGACGGCTTCACCCTGCTGGCCATGGGCTTCACCGGGGCTGCCGCCGTGCAATGGAAGCTCAAGTACATTGAGGCCTTCAACGCCCTGGAACGGGCCGTGCTGGAGAACGCCCGCGCGGACGCCCTGACCGAAGGCGCGCGCATGGCCCTGCGGCTTACGCCCGCGCGCCGCAGGCGCATGAGGCGCGCCAGCGTGTACCGCGACAAGGGCTTAAGCATGGGCGATATCGCAAAACTTCTTGACGTGAACAAGCGGGAAGTCCATTACCTGCTGAGGACAGCCGAGGTGGTTGAGCCTAAGCGGCTGGGGGCGTAG
- a CDS encoding gp436 family protein: protein MAYATVADLIAAYGEQEVIALTDREERQDADNLGTVDSTVALGALERASSEADTYVAARYALPLSSVPQALAVAVCDIARFRLSGGETTETTPIADRYKAAIAWLKDVAAGRAVLPGVATSCPGGEGGGSGGVEFSTGRRVFARPGQEEEA from the coding sequence ATGGCTTACGCCACCGTCGCTGACCTCATCGCGGCTTACGGGGAGCAGGAGGTAATAGCCCTGACCGACCGTGAGGAGCGCCAGGACGCCGACAACCTCGGCACGGTGGACAGCACCGTCGCGCTGGGGGCTCTGGAACGGGCCTCCAGCGAGGCGGACACCTACGTGGCCGCGCGCTACGCCCTGCCGCTCTCCAGCGTGCCCCAGGCCCTTGCCGTGGCCGTGTGCGACATCGCCCGCTTCCGCTTGAGCGGGGGCGAAACCACGGAGACCACGCCCATAGCCGATCGCTACAAGGCGGCCATAGCCTGGCTGAAGGACGTGGCCGCAGGCCGGGCCGTGCTGCCGGGCGTGGCCACCAGTTGCCCCGGTGGCGAGGGCGGCGGCTCGGGCGGCGTGGAGTTCAGCACGGGCCGCCGCGTGTTCGCCCGGCCCGGCCAAGAGGAGGAAGCGTGA
- a CDS encoding DUF935 domain-containing protein has translation MTTIIDRFKAAVGTFRKGPADTMQSDALPLLRAEYLASLTGGITPRKLNQILANADAGDIVDMYRLFADIEDRDEHIHAELSKRRRALLGPQWNIMPGKGKGTAKNPDKRAQAIAEAVREQFDNIPDFEDMVLDLADGIGHGFAALEIEWGFDGRAHVPVALHHRPPTWFQLLPPQFGGDGNTLRLRDGSMEGLPLAPLGWVRHRHRSKSGWLARSGLFRVLVWTFLLKGYARGDFAEFLEIHGLPLRVGTYPATATNEDKAALRRAIQAIGHDAAGIIPDGMLIDFKEAAKGSEKPFEAMLSHCERGQSKAILGGTLTSQADGKSSTNALGKIHDEVRLDILASDARQIASTITQQILMPLAVLNLGVNDPALLPWFKFDTSDTADLVELAEALPKLAGVMRIPEAWAHEKAGIPLPEGDEPILQVSQGQAQNAGTKPPLAPPAATAALTAGESGQARFPDQEALDATEVPAAALQQAMEALTASLVAELKHGKTPDELLAALASHYPRMDTRDMEEQLARAMFMAEVWGRVSAAGEGE, from the coding sequence ATGACGACGATTATTGACCGGTTCAAGGCCGCCGTGGGCACCTTCCGCAAGGGGCCAGCGGATACCATGCAGTCCGATGCGCTGCCGCTTTTGCGCGCCGAGTACCTGGCCAGCCTGACGGGCGGCATCACCCCCCGCAAGCTGAACCAGATTCTGGCCAACGCGGACGCGGGCGACATTGTGGATATGTACCGCCTGTTCGCGGACATAGAAGACCGCGACGAGCATATCCACGCCGAGCTCTCCAAGCGCCGCCGGGCGCTCCTTGGCCCGCAGTGGAACATCATGCCCGGCAAGGGCAAGGGCACGGCCAAGAACCCGGACAAGCGCGCCCAGGCCATTGCCGAGGCCGTGCGTGAACAGTTCGACAACATACCGGACTTCGAGGACATGGTGCTGGACCTGGCCGACGGCATTGGCCACGGCTTTGCCGCGCTTGAAATTGAGTGGGGCTTTGATGGCCGCGCGCACGTGCCCGTGGCCCTGCACCACCGCCCGCCAACCTGGTTCCAGCTGCTGCCCCCGCAGTTCGGCGGCGACGGCAACACCTTGCGCCTGCGCGACGGCAGCATGGAAGGCCTGCCGCTTGCGCCCCTGGGCTGGGTGCGGCACCGCCACCGCAGCAAGTCCGGCTGGCTGGCGCGCTCCGGCCTGTTCCGCGTGCTGGTGTGGACCTTCCTGTTGAAGGGCTACGCGCGTGGCGACTTTGCCGAGTTCCTGGAGATCCACGGGCTGCCGCTTCGCGTGGGCACGTACCCGGCCACGGCCACCAATGAGGACAAGGCCGCCCTGCGCCGCGCCATTCAGGCCATTGGCCACGACGCGGCGGGCATCATCCCCGATGGCATGCTGATTGACTTCAAAGAGGCGGCCAAGGGCAGCGAGAAGCCCTTTGAGGCCATGTTGAGCCACTGCGAGCGCGGGCAAAGCAAGGCCATTTTGGGCGGCACGCTCACCAGCCAGGCGGACGGCAAGAGCAGCACCAACGCCCTGGGCAAGATTCACGACGAGGTGCGCCTTGACATCCTGGCCAGCGACGCCCGGCAGATAGCCAGCACCATCACTCAGCAAATCCTCATGCCCTTGGCCGTGCTGAACCTGGGCGTAAACGACCCGGCCTTGCTGCCGTGGTTCAAGTTCGACACCTCCGATACGGCGGACCTGGTGGAGCTGGCCGAGGCCCTGCCCAAGCTGGCCGGTGTAATGCGCATCCCCGAGGCCTGGGCGCACGAAAAGGCGGGCATCCCCCTGCCGGAAGGCGACGAACCCATACTGCAGGTAAGCCAGGGCCAGGCGCAAAACGCGGGCACCAAGCCCCCGTTAGCGCCGCCCGCCGCCACCGCCGCGTTAACGGCTGGCGAATCCGGCCAGGCGCGTTTCCCGGACCAGGAGGCCCTGGACGCGACAGAGGTTCCGGCGGCCGCCTTGCAGCAGGCCATGGAGGCGCTGACCGCCAGCCTGGTGGCCGAGCTGAAGCATGGCAAGACGCCGGACGAACTCTTGGCCGCCCTGGCCAGCCACTACCCGCGCATGGATACCCGCGACATGGAGGAGCAGCTTGCCCGCGCCATGTTCATGGCCGAGGTGTGGGGCCGCGTTTCGGCGGCGGGCGAAGGGGAATAG
- a CDS encoding DUF1804 family protein, translated as MAHKDEKRQGLRAAYVHERLPLELAADKAGVPHSTAARWKRQAREAGEDWDKLRAASILAGEGMENVARQMLADYVVQHKALMDLINGDADLGAAAKVDMLASLADSFNKTVAASRRVLPETNKLATALGVINKLSDFIRANFPQHAAAFVEILEPFGEELGKTYF; from the coding sequence ATGGCGCACAAGGACGAAAAACGCCAGGGCTTACGCGCCGCCTACGTGCATGAGCGCCTGCCGCTGGAGCTTGCGGCGGACAAGGCGGGCGTGCCGCACAGCACCGCAGCCAGGTGGAAGCGCCAGGCGCGCGAGGCCGGGGAAGATTGGGACAAGCTGCGCGCGGCGTCGATCCTGGCCGGGGAAGGCATGGAAAACGTGGCCCGGCAGATGCTGGCCGACTACGTGGTGCAGCACAAAGCGCTGATGGACCTGATTAACGGCGACGCCGACCTGGGCGCTGCCGCCAAGGTGGATATGCTGGCCAGCCTGGCCGACAGCTTCAACAAAACCGTGGCCGCCAGCCGCCGCGTGCTGCCGGAGACGAACAAGCTGGCCACGGCGCTGGGAGTCATCAACAAGCTGTCCGACTTCATCCGCGCGAACTTCCCGCAGCACGCCGCCGCCTTTGTGGAGATTCTGGAGCCGTTCGGGGAAGAACTTGGCAAGACCTATTTTTGA
- a CDS encoding phage head morphogenesis protein translates to MATPDVSLGFLLTLPPKDAISYLESKGAQITFNWHEVWQEAQAKAFTVTNVASLDVLEDIRGAVKQALSEGRTQKLFAKDLEPVLRAKGWWGKRTEVGADGQEKTVRMGSPARLKLIYRQNMQTAYQCGRYKQMLENADNRPWWRYVAVLDQRTRPAHRLLNGRTFRFDDAFWASHYPPNGWGCRCRVQALSETGLAREGITPESGEGNMRTRDVELVDRRTGEASVRQVTGYKIGTAPDAPTVWTDPGFSYHPGAAAYGLDMEAARRLSLVQDTGLRAQAVQALNGNPARRQAFENFARGVLDTRRGGTAQAQVVHFMRSEVAQAVREAGGEPVQVVTASAKRLLHADSAKHRRMGTAPAREDLLRLPQLLDEATAVLWDAENANLVYVCPTKEPGRVLKIVVDVPMRPKDAKGLAKLGRFDAVVNVMEIGEIDARPLAQSQLRLLWAKE, encoded by the coding sequence ATGGCCACGCCCGACGTTTCCTTGGGCTTCCTGCTCACCCTGCCGCCCAAGGACGCCATCAGTTACCTGGAATCCAAGGGGGCGCAGATCACGTTCAACTGGCACGAGGTGTGGCAAGAGGCCCAGGCCAAGGCCTTCACAGTGACCAATGTGGCCAGCCTGGACGTGCTGGAGGACATTCGCGGCGCGGTGAAGCAAGCCCTGTCCGAGGGCCGAACGCAAAAGCTGTTCGCCAAGGACCTGGAGCCCGTGCTTCGCGCCAAGGGCTGGTGGGGCAAGCGCACGGAAGTGGGGGCGGACGGGCAGGAAAAGACCGTGCGCATGGGCAGCCCGGCGCGCCTCAAGCTCATCTACCGCCAGAACATGCAGACGGCTTACCAGTGCGGGCGCTACAAGCAAATGCTGGAGAACGCGGACAACCGCCCCTGGTGGCGCTACGTGGCCGTGCTGGACCAGCGCACCAGGCCCGCGCACCGGCTGCTGAACGGCCGCACCTTCCGCTTTGACGACGCCTTTTGGGCCAGCCACTACCCGCCCAACGGCTGGGGCTGCCGCTGCCGCGTGCAAGCCTTGTCCGAAACAGGCCTGGCGCGCGAGGGCATCACCCCGGAGAGCGGCGAGGGCAACATGCGCACGCGCGACGTGGAGCTGGTGGACCGCCGCACGGGCGAAGCCAGCGTGCGCCAGGTCACGGGCTACAAGATCGGCACCGCCCCGGACGCGCCCACGGTGTGGACCGACCCCGGCTTTAGCTACCACCCCGGCGCGGCGGCCTACGGCCTGGACATGGAGGCCGCCCGGCGGCTCTCTCTGGTGCAGGATACCGGCCTGCGCGCCCAGGCCGTGCAGGCGCTGAACGGCAACCCGGCCCGGCGCCAGGCGTTTGAGAACTTCGCGCGCGGCGTGCTGGACACCCGGCGCGGCGGCACGGCCCAAGCCCAGGTGGTGCATTTTATGCGCTCGGAAGTTGCCCAGGCCGTACGCGAGGCGGGCGGCGAGCCCGTGCAGGTGGTCACGGCCAGCGCCAAGCGCCTGCTGCACGCGGACAGCGCCAAGCACCGCCGCATGGGCACGGCCCCGGCGCGGGAGGATTTGCTGCGCCTGCCGCAGCTCCTGGACGAGGCCACGGCCGTCTTGTGGGACGCGGAAAACGCCAACCTGGTCTACGTGTGCCCGACCAAAGAGCCGGGGCGCGTGCTCAAGATAGTGGTGGACGTGCCCATGCGCCCCAAGGACGCCAAGGGCCTGGCCAAGCTGGGGCGCTTTGACGCCGTGGTGAATGTCATGGAGATTGGCGAGATTGACGCGCGCCCGCTGGCGCAATCGCAGCTGCGGCTTCTTTGGGCGAAAGAATAA
- a CDS encoding phage virion morphogenesis protein, giving the protein MIEIEVNIDIVKAGLTRLARLGEDMSPLTRDLAEVLKGGVDRAFADEEDPATGEKWRPLSPATLARRAKAGHTGAILQVSGQLAASIQTEHGPHFAAVGTNKVYAGTHQRGAKKGSFGQAKRGTRGAGRRNARNYTARGGATVGGWLSGRARGGSMPLPWGDIPARPFLGIGKPEEAEIEESVRRAVRSALEGA; this is encoded by the coding sequence ATGATCGAAATTGAAGTCAATATAGACATTGTGAAAGCCGGGCTCACCCGCCTGGCGCGGCTGGGCGAGGACATGAGCCCGCTCACCCGCGACCTGGCCGAGGTGCTCAAGGGCGGGGTGGACCGCGCCTTTGCCGATGAGGAAGACCCGGCCACGGGCGAGAAGTGGCGCCCGCTTTCCCCGGCCACCTTGGCCCGCCGCGCCAAGGCCGGGCACACCGGCGCAATCCTCCAGGTTTCCGGCCAGCTGGCCGCCAGCATTCAAACCGAGCACGGCCCGCACTTTGCCGCCGTAGGCACCAATAAGGTGTATGCGGGCACGCACCAGCGCGGCGCAAAGAAGGGCAGCTTCGGCCAGGCCAAGCGCGGCACGCGGGGTGCGGGCCGCCGCAACGCACGCAACTACACCGCGCGCGGCGGGGCCACCGTGGGCGGCTGGCTCTCTGGCCGCGCCCGGGGCGGCAGCATGCCCCTCCCCTGGGGCGACATCCCGGCCCGGCCCTTCTTGGGTATCGGCAAACCGGAGGAAGCGGAAATTGAGGAGAGCGTGCGTAGGGCCGTGCGAAGCGCGCTGGAAGGGGCGTAG
- a CDS encoding VpaChn25_0724 family phage protein produces the protein MNFATLLSEDRRLVILRLLAAAPEYTANAFVLRPGLEAVGHAVSADQLATELAWLSEQALVNLDAVAGVTVAHLTPRGADVASGRAAQPGVKRPEPGAHDIMSLGLGLIRGKMGA, from the coding sequence ATGAACTTCGCAACGCTGCTTTCCGAGGACCGCCGCCTGGTCATCCTGCGCCTGCTTGCCGCCGCGCCGGAATACACCGCCAACGCCTTTGTGCTGCGGCCAGGGCTGGAGGCCGTAGGCCACGCGGTAAGCGCGGACCAGCTGGCCACGGAATTGGCCTGGCTGTCCGAACAGGCGCTGGTGAACCTGGACGCCGTGGCCGGTGTCACCGTGGCGCATTTGACCCCGCGCGGGGCGGATGTGGCCAGCGGCCGCGCGGCGCAGCCTGGCGTTAAACGGCCAGAGCCGGGCGCGCACGACATCATGAGCCTGGGCCTTGGCCTGATACGCGGCAAGATGGGGGCGTAG
- a CDS encoding lysozyme: MRRTNAQGVHIIKSSEALRLKAYRCPAGKWTIGYGDTGPTVRPGLTITEAEAEERLARRLAFEFEPGVEQLLAVSVTGNQFSALVSFAYNCGLGEDGLAGSTLLRKLNAGDYDGAADEFPRWTRSKGRVQPGLVTRRAAERELFCTPGDGEPA, from the coding sequence ATGCGCCGCACCAACGCCCAAGGCGTTCACATCATCAAAAGTTCAGAAGCCCTGCGGCTAAAGGCCTACCGCTGCCCCGCTGGCAAGTGGACCATAGGCTACGGCGACACCGGCCCAACGGTGCGCCCCGGCCTCACCATTACCGAGGCCGAAGCCGAGGAGCGCCTGGCCCGCCGCCTGGCGTTCGAGTTCGAGCCCGGCGTGGAGCAACTGCTGGCAGTAAGCGTCACCGGCAACCAGTTCAGCGCGTTGGTTTCCTTCGCTTACAACTGCGGCCTTGGTGAGGATGGCCTTGCCGGTTCCACCCTGCTGCGCAAGCTGAACGCGGGCGACTACGACGGCGCGGCCGATGAGTTCCCCCGCTGGACGCGCAGCAAGGGCCGCGTGCAGCCAGGGCTGGTCACCCGCCGCGCGGCCGAGCGTGAGCTGTTTTGCACGCCCGGCGACGGAGAGCCCGCGTGA